In one Nitrospira sp. CR1.1 genomic region, the following are encoded:
- a CDS encoding HAD hydrolase family protein: MRRILIFSDLDGSLLDATTYSHKDATEALAAIQQRGATLILVSSKTRAEMEPLRRSLGNHHSFIVENGGAVYIPNGTFPFPLEQAIPRGDYQVVQLGTPYAQLRTALKDIRQELGSGLRGFGDLPLEEVIQLTRLSVADTRLAMQREYDEPFVIDGEGIVWQDLLAAVTMRGLRCTRGGRFYHLMGANDKGIASRRLIEWYERLAQTEGQTLVTVGLGDSLNDLPMLDVVDYPILVRKPNGSYDPEVQLPHLIRADGVGPVGWNRSLIDLLPTL, from the coding sequence ATGCGACGCATCCTCATTTTTTCTGATCTTGACGGCAGTCTGCTGGACGCCACCACCTACTCGCACAAGGATGCCACCGAGGCCCTGGCCGCCATACAGCAACGCGGCGCAACGCTTATCCTCGTCTCCAGCAAGACCCGTGCGGAAATGGAACCACTTCGCCGCAGTCTGGGCAATCACCACTCATTTATTGTCGAAAATGGCGGGGCCGTCTATATCCCCAACGGCACATTTCCCTTTCCGCTTGAGCAAGCAATACCCCGCGGCGACTATCAGGTCGTCCAGCTTGGAACTCCCTATGCTCAACTTCGAACGGCGCTGAAGGACATCCGCCAAGAACTTGGTTCTGGATTGCGGGGATTTGGAGATCTACCTCTTGAAGAGGTGATTCAGCTCACGAGACTGTCAGTTGCGGATACCCGGTTGGCCATGCAACGGGAGTACGATGAGCCGTTCGTGATTGATGGAGAGGGCATCGTGTGGCAGGACCTGCTCGCAGCGGTAACCATGCGCGGCCTGCGCTGTACGCGCGGGGGCCGGTTCTACCATTTGATGGGAGCGAATGATAAGGGGATCGCGAGCCGGCGACTGATCGAATGGTATGAACGGTTGGCACAAACCGAGGGACAAACCCTCGTGACAGTCGGCCTTGGAGACAGCCTAAACGATCTTCCCATGCTGGACGTCGTGGACTATCCCATCCTTGTCCGAAAACCGAACGGTTCCTATGACCCGGAGGTGCAGCTTCCCCATCTGATCCGTGCCGATGGAGTGGGACCGGTCGGATGGAACCGGAGCCTCATTGATCTCCTGCCGACCCTGTGA
- a CDS encoding glycosyltransferase — protein MTPGPQLPDTTHTTPLTSDTEAQVDQFAHTDILVGIPSFNNVGTIGHVVKAVSAGLAKYFPDARAVLVNSDGGSTDGTQQVVSQTVVDLKTLFIGDQQSSLHKIITPYHGIPGKGSAFRTIFEIARRLKAKACAVVDSDLRSITPEWIELLVSPVLEQGYDYVAPYYLRHKYDGTITNSIVYPLTRTLYGHRIRQPIGGDFGFSGQLAQHYLDKHVWESEVAKFGIDIWMTTEAIASGARVCQSFLGAKIHNPKDPAADLSAMLVQVLGAVFALMEDHYAVWGKTDGSNAVPLFGFQYEVGVEPVNVNVDRMINTFRQGLSDLGTIWDQILAPGTRQSLRPLGTCSLQDFRIADSLWARVVYDAAVAYRNRVLPLDHVLKAFTPLYLGRTASFVLDTQGLTSSEAEGRIEALCQAFEKDKSYLVARWNESHAS, from the coding sequence ATGACCCCTGGCCCTCAACTTCCTGATACGACCCATACCACCCCGCTGACATCCGACACCGAGGCGCAGGTTGATCAATTCGCCCATACGGATATTTTGGTCGGCATCCCCAGCTTTAACAATGTGGGAACGATCGGCCACGTCGTCAAGGCGGTGAGCGCCGGATTGGCCAAGTATTTCCCGGACGCCCGCGCCGTCCTCGTGAATTCGGATGGCGGCTCGACGGACGGCACGCAGCAGGTGGTGTCACAAACGGTCGTCGATCTCAAAACACTCTTTATCGGCGACCAGCAGAGCTCGCTCCATAAGATCATTACGCCCTATCACGGGATCCCCGGAAAAGGCAGCGCATTTCGCACGATTTTCGAGATTGCGCGTCGTTTGAAAGCCAAAGCCTGCGCCGTCGTGGATTCGGATTTGCGGAGCATCACTCCGGAATGGATTGAGCTTCTGGTGAGTCCGGTATTGGAACAGGGATATGACTACGTCGCGCCCTACTATCTACGCCACAAGTATGACGGGACCATCACGAACAGCATCGTGTATCCGCTGACGCGCACCCTCTACGGTCATCGAATCAGGCAACCGATCGGCGGGGATTTCGGATTTTCCGGCCAATTGGCGCAGCACTATCTAGACAAGCACGTGTGGGAATCGGAAGTCGCAAAATTCGGAATCGACATCTGGATGACGACGGAAGCGATCGCCAGCGGGGCGCGCGTCTGTCAGAGTTTCCTGGGGGCCAAAATCCACAACCCCAAAGACCCGGCGGCAGATCTCTCGGCTATGCTGGTGCAGGTGCTCGGCGCGGTCTTCGCGCTCATGGAAGATCATTATGCGGTATGGGGTAAAACGGACGGATCGAACGCCGTCCCGTTGTTCGGGTTCCAGTACGAAGTCGGTGTGGAGCCGGTCAACGTGAATGTCGATCGTATGATCAACACCTTTCGGCAAGGACTGAGCGATCTAGGCACGATCTGGGATCAGATCCTCGCTCCGGGGACCAGGCAGAGTCTGCGGCCGCTGGGAACCTGTTCATTGCAGGATTTTCGGATTGCCGACAGTCTGTGGGCACGGGTCGTGTACGACGCGGCTGTCGCCTATCGGAACCGTGTCTTGCCGCTCGATCACGTATTGAAAGCGTTCACACCCTTATATCTCGGACGCACCGCCTCCTTCGTGCTGGATACGCAAGGGCTCACATCGAGCGAGGCTGAGGGCCGCATTGAAGCGCTCTGCCAGGCGTTTGAAAAAGATAAATCCTATTTGGTGGCGCGCTGGAACGAGTCTCATGCCAGCTGA
- a CDS encoding DUF91 domain-containing protein: MPEPNQCDNRGPIERDVQDYLANNLSFALEEELTLIGTEYPVPFGRIDILAKDSRGSLVAIELKLGTATRDAIGQLQSYMGALRGEHPETFIRGILIAASIDPAAEAALIVSRDIQFISYAITFEFTPRLKTASTYAEWEARTKTPTESPIPRSKIWLPPSFQG, from the coding sequence ATGCCCGAGCCTAACCAGTGTGACAATCGCGGTCCGATTGAACGCGACGTGCAGGACTACTTAGCGAACAATCTATCTTTCGCCCTCGAAGAGGAGCTGACACTTATAGGCACCGAATACCCGGTGCCGTTCGGAAGGATTGATATCCTCGCAAAGGATAGCCGGGGAAGCCTGGTCGCTATCGAACTGAAACTGGGCACCGCCACTCGTGATGCCATCGGCCAACTACAAAGCTATATGGGTGCCCTTCGAGGCGAGCATCCGGAGACGTTCATCCGCGGTATCCTGATCGCAGCGTCTATTGATCCGGCAGCCGAGGCCGCTCTTATCGTGTCCCGTGACATTCAGTTTATTTCGTATGCAATTACCTTCGAGTTCACTCCCCGGTTGAAGACTGCTAGTACCTATGCCGAATGGGAAGCCCGAACGAAAACTCCGACTGAATCACCCATTCCAAGAAGCAAAATTTGGCTTCCCCCATCATTCCAAGGCTAG
- a CDS encoding recombinase family protein, which produces MMKAIGYCRVSTEGQARDGVSLEAQQAKIKAWCQANGCELMGLFVDAGLSGSRSDNRPGLQQGLTQACKHKAAFVVYSLSRLARSTKDALVISERLDKSGADLVSLSERIDTTTAAGKMVFRMLSVLSEFEADLVAERTKSALGHLRNQGKRISGRIPYGYDLAPDGESLIPNSSEQEGIRFMLAQRAAGNGRRKIASAMTAHGFLTKTGVSWSPQAVGNILRREKLMQSSVTHVAA; this is translated from the coding sequence ATGATGAAGGCTATCGGTTACTGCCGCGTTTCCACAGAAGGGCAAGCACGAGACGGTGTCAGCCTTGAAGCTCAACAAGCGAAAATCAAGGCCTGGTGTCAGGCGAATGGGTGTGAGTTGATGGGCCTATTTGTCGACGCCGGCCTATCCGGCAGTCGTTCTGACAATCGGCCGGGCCTTCAGCAAGGCCTGACACAGGCTTGCAAGCACAAGGCCGCCTTCGTCGTGTACAGTCTCAGCCGGCTCGCTCGATCGACCAAGGATGCCCTGGTCATCAGTGAACGGCTTGATAAGAGCGGCGCCGACTTGGTCAGTCTCAGCGAACGCATCGACACGACGACGGCAGCCGGAAAAATGGTGTTTCGCATGCTCAGCGTGTTGAGTGAATTTGAGGCGGACCTGGTGGCCGAGCGGACGAAGAGTGCCCTTGGCCATCTCCGCAATCAGGGGAAACGAATCAGTGGTCGCATCCCTTATGGATATGACTTGGCACCGGATGGAGAAAGTCTCATCCCAAATTCGTCAGAACAAGAAGGCATTCGGTTCATGCTAGCTCAACGAGCTGCGGGAAATGGGCGACGAAAAATTGCCTCCGCCATGACCGCACATGGATTCCTGACGAAAACAGGGGTATCGTGGTCGCCGCAGGCGGTTGGAAATATCCTGCGTCGAGAGAAGCTCATGCAATCGAGTGTCACACATGTAGCGGCATGA
- a CDS encoding MerR family DNA-binding transcriptional regulator, with amino-acid sequence MDDERLLATFDAAKILNCTPDNVRSLERRGHLFAIRTPGGRRIFRAVEVERLAMERQTRLRGEGTDK; translated from the coding sequence ATGGACGACGAACGGCTTCTGGCTACTTTCGACGCAGCAAAGATTCTCAATTGCACACCAGACAACGTTCGATCGTTAGAGCGTAGAGGCCACCTATTCGCCATACGGACACCGGGTGGTCGTCGAATCTTCCGAGCAGTCGAAGTCGAGAGGTTGGCAATGGAACGACAAACCCGTCTACGGGGGGAAGGAACGGACAAGTAA
- the dnaB gene encoding replicative DNA helicase — MLTRDLPRVQPHDLEAEQAVLGAVLLSPSTLPLAQELLARDDFYNGRHRIIFDALADLAGQNEGIDLVTVGDWIECKHQLEMIGGRSALAELLTIVGSAANIEHHARIVRDCAIRRHLIRFAADITQGAYDKAPTMDLLQEAERQLFRLSCGRDENAWCSLAEISREVTSHVDHLSKCTNETIGIPTGFSSLDTLFGGWQRSDLIILAARPSMGKTSLALGSALAAAKAGYRVGVLSLEMSRRQLGIRLHGMGAPIDVHALRTGKLSHQGWWHFAEAAQRLETLPFWIDDSSVLTVEQVAAKARHLKAREGLDLLIVDYIQLLHIPRADSRQQGIADASRKLKLLAKELDIPVLALSQLSRDCERRTDPRPVLADLRDSGAIEQDADVVLFLYREEAYRPETEEKGIAEILVRKHRNGPIGDRRLRFVDRFAKFEDLPTD, encoded by the coding sequence ATGTTGACCCGTGATCTGCCTCGCGTTCAACCGCACGACCTGGAAGCCGAACAGGCTGTTCTAGGAGCCGTACTACTCAGCCCGTCCACCCTCCCACTAGCTCAAGAGCTCTTAGCCCGTGACGACTTCTACAACGGCCGACATCGGATCATTTTCGACGCTCTTGCAGACCTTGCTGGCCAGAACGAGGGAATCGATTTGGTCACTGTTGGAGACTGGATTGAGTGCAAGCATCAACTGGAGATGATCGGGGGGCGAAGTGCTCTGGCCGAGTTGCTCACAATCGTCGGATCAGCCGCCAATATCGAACACCACGCTCGAATTGTCCGAGACTGTGCGATTCGCCGGCACCTCATCCGATTTGCCGCGGACATCACCCAAGGCGCTTATGATAAAGCTCCGACAATGGATCTGCTCCAGGAGGCCGAACGACAACTGTTTCGCCTCTCATGCGGCCGCGATGAAAACGCTTGGTGCTCGCTCGCCGAAATTTCCCGAGAAGTAACCTCCCATGTTGACCATCTATCAAAGTGTACCAACGAGACAATTGGAATACCGACTGGCTTCTCGTCCCTGGACACGCTCTTCGGAGGATGGCAGCGGTCCGATCTCATCATTCTGGCTGCGAGGCCATCAATGGGAAAGACAAGCCTGGCCCTCGGTTCTGCCCTTGCTGCAGCGAAGGCTGGCTATCGGGTGGGTGTGCTGTCTCTAGAAATGTCCCGACGGCAACTCGGAATCCGATTACATGGAATGGGCGCACCGATTGATGTGCATGCGCTCAGGACGGGGAAGCTAAGCCACCAAGGATGGTGGCATTTTGCAGAAGCGGCTCAGCGTCTCGAAACTCTCCCCTTTTGGATCGACGATTCATCGGTTCTCACCGTCGAGCAGGTTGCAGCGAAGGCCCGCCACTTGAAAGCACGAGAAGGGTTAGATCTATTGATCGTTGACTATATCCAGCTACTTCATATTCCTCGCGCAGACTCACGGCAGCAGGGGATTGCAGATGCCTCTCGCAAACTGAAGTTGCTGGCAAAGGAGCTAGATATTCCCGTGCTCGCGCTGTCCCAACTCTCGCGAGACTGTGAACGGCGCACCGACCCTCGCCCCGTCTTAGCGGACTTGCGTGATTCCGGAGCGATCGAGCAAGACGCCGATGTGGTGCTATTCCTGTATCGGGAAGAAGCCTACAGACCAGAGACAGAGGAAAAGGGGATTGCTGAAATACTGGTTCGCAAACACCGCAATGGCCCGATTGGCGACCGCCGACTGAGATTCGTGGACCGGTTTGCCAAGTTCGAGGATCTGCCGACGGACTGA
- the pyrF gene encoding orotidine-5'-phosphate decarboxylase produces the protein MMTQIDARDRLIVALDVPSAGEAEALVDCMGDQVRFVKVGLELYTVAGPDIVRTLVARGKRVFLDLKFLDIEETVRRATARVAAMGAAFLTIHANRKALIAAVQGRGQSDLKLLAVTVLTNFDGEDLRDMGFQRTVRDLVTARAMLAAEAGCDGVVASGEEPEAIRAKVGSNLLIVTPGVRPSGNSTDDHARVTTPTQTIAAGADYLVIGRPIRDAQDPPLAAAAILKEMQAAFDRRGA, from the coding sequence ATGATGACGCAAATTGACGCACGGGATCGGTTGATTGTCGCACTGGATGTCCCTTCTGCCGGCGAAGCGGAGGCGTTGGTTGATTGTATGGGTGATCAGGTGCGATTCGTGAAAGTGGGCCTGGAACTGTACACGGTGGCCGGCCCGGACATCGTGCGGACGCTGGTCGCCCGCGGCAAGCGCGTGTTTCTTGATCTCAAGTTCCTCGATATTGAAGAGACCGTTCGGCGCGCTACGGCTCGGGTGGCCGCCATGGGTGCGGCGTTTTTGACGATCCATGCGAACCGAAAGGCCCTAATTGCAGCTGTGCAAGGCCGCGGGCAATCCGACCTCAAGTTGTTGGCGGTGACGGTCCTCACCAATTTTGATGGGGAAGATTTGCGGGACATGGGTTTTCAACGGACTGTCCGGGATTTGGTCACCGCCCGGGCGATGTTGGCGGCCGAAGCGGGGTGCGATGGAGTGGTCGCGTCCGGCGAGGAGCCTGAGGCCATCCGTGCAAAGGTGGGATCGAATTTGCTCATCGTCACTCCGGGCGTCAGGCCGTCGGGCAATTCTACGGATGATCACGCGCGGGTGACGACACCGACTCAGACCATTGCCGCCGGGGCAGATTACCTGGTGATAGGCCGTCCCATCCGTGACGCGCAGGATCCTCCCCTTGCTGCGGCCGCCATTCTGAAGGAAATGCAAGCGGCGTTCGATCGCCGGGGGGCGTGA
- the rpsT gene encoding 30S ribosomal protein S20 — protein MPVVHKSTIRRARQSEKRRLRNRATISSVRSILRKVQDAIAAKKPDEAKATLRAATAALSKAVTKGVLKPNTASRRVSRLAVRVNAITASA, from the coding sequence ATGCCTGTTGTCCACAAATCCACGATTCGACGTGCTCGTCAATCCGAGAAGCGCCGCTTGCGCAACCGCGCGACCATCAGCTCGGTTCGCAGCATCCTCCGCAAAGTTCAGGATGCGATCGCGGCGAAGAAGCCAGACGAAGCAAAAGCCACCTTGCGTGCTGCCACTGCAGCCCTGAGCAAAGCAGTCACTAAAGGCGTGTTGAAGCCGAATACGGCCTCGCGCCGAGTGTCCCGGCTCGCTGTGCGGGTAAACGCCATCACCGCTTCCGCATAA
- the holA gene encoding DNA polymerase III subunit delta — MHRLSRLDNVPGRFLRMSTSVMSMELPQSLARSGVMPLYAVVGEEDYLRDHSVAALRAAALGAGSESGFNYDIFHGDDSSIADVLACAAEIPVFAERRVVVYKSLEKLPAREGEKLLSYLASPNDTTTLIVVGAKLDGRLKWTQALTKRAVTVNCAPLRDAQLSTWIRQEAATLGVRLHEEAVQLLREVGGESLYAVKRELEKLAAYVPSDRTVQSSDVEALRGTEPGASVFDLLNAIGAHDHGQAFRILARNVENGEAPLRILGALVWQYRRLWKMTELLKSGGREGEAARTFRMDPSRVRGFFAQFPDDHMMQAFDWFLETDSKLKGGSGSSPVRVMEDLLFRLCGRSSKPAPSVQRVPPASRPSGSRPVSNVRTIMRKR; from the coding sequence ATGCACCGCCTGAGCCGGCTCGATAATGTCCCTGGAAGGTTTCTGAGGATGAGTACGTCGGTCATGAGCATGGAGCTGCCCCAGTCGCTCGCGCGTAGCGGAGTGATGCCGCTGTATGCGGTGGTGGGGGAGGAAGATTACCTGCGCGACCACTCCGTCGCCGCGCTTCGCGCCGCCGCCTTAGGCGCGGGATCTGAAAGCGGATTTAATTACGATATCTTTCACGGCGACGATTCTTCGATCGCCGATGTCTTAGCGTGCGCGGCAGAAATTCCGGTATTCGCCGAACGCCGCGTGGTGGTCTATAAGTCCTTGGAGAAGCTGCCGGCTCGCGAAGGTGAAAAGCTGCTCTCCTATCTCGCATCGCCGAATGACACCACGACTCTCATCGTGGTGGGGGCCAAGCTGGATGGCCGGCTCAAATGGACGCAGGCCTTAACGAAACGGGCGGTGACCGTCAATTGCGCTCCGCTGCGTGATGCGCAACTCTCCACATGGATTCGACAGGAAGCGGCCACGCTGGGTGTGCGCCTGCACGAAGAGGCGGTCCAGCTGCTCAGAGAGGTGGGGGGTGAATCACTCTATGCCGTGAAGCGAGAGCTGGAGAAGCTTGCCGCCTATGTGCCGTCAGACCGGACCGTCCAATCGTCGGATGTGGAAGCGCTCAGAGGAACCGAGCCTGGCGCATCGGTGTTCGATCTCTTGAACGCCATAGGCGCGCACGACCATGGGCAGGCGTTCAGGATTCTTGCAAGGAATGTCGAGAATGGAGAAGCCCCGCTCCGTATTCTCGGCGCGCTGGTCTGGCAGTACCGGCGTCTGTGGAAGATGACGGAGCTGCTCAAATCCGGCGGGCGAGAAGGTGAGGCTGCGAGGACGTTTCGGATGGATCCTTCGCGAGTGCGGGGCTTTTTTGCGCAATTCCCTGATGATCACATGATGCAGGCGTTTGACTGGTTCTTGGAGACGGACTCCAAGCTCAAGGGCGGGAGCGGAAGTAGCCCTGTTCGTGTAATGGAAGATCTCTTGTTTCGACTCTGCGGGAGGTCATCGAAACCAGCGCCATCAGTACAGCGGGTACCACCGGCCTCGCGCCCGTCGGGTTCGAGACCGGTGTCGAATGTCAGAACGATTATGCGGAAGCGGTGA
- a CDS encoding leucine--tRNA ligase, with translation MSKSYDHQALESKWQAYWEAHRPFRASDDSSKPKFYCLDMFPYPSGSGLHVGHLEGYTATDIVSRYKRMRGFNVLHPMGWDAFGLPAEQYAVKTGVHPAITTAQNIATFKRQMKRVGLSYDWERELSTTDQDYYRWTQWIFLKLFERGLAYVAEVPVNWCPALSTVLANEEIVDGKSEVGGFDVIRKPMRQWVLKITAYAERLLDDLTLVEWPTSTLEMQKNWIGRSIGAEVDFSLADTRGNLRVFTTRPDTLFGATYMVVAPEHPLVDVVTTPSQRAQVTDYRDAAARKSDLQRQELEKVKTGVFTGGYAINPVNQERLPIWIADYVLMSYGTGAIMAVPAHDERDWAFATQYHLPIREVIQGGQIDKAAFVETDRGRVVNSTTADGSFSIDGLLPVDAIPKMTAWLEAKGKGKKTINYKLRDWLFARQRYWGEPFPIVWVDGEPRPLPEEQLPLPLPETSNFKPSGSGESPLANLEEWLTTTDPATGKAARRETNTMPQWAGSCWYYLRFIDPKNTRQLVDPAKEHYWMPVDLYIGGSEHAVLHLLYSRFWHKVLFDAGVVSTPEPFKKLVHQGIVLGEDNQKMSKSRGNVVNPDEMIDQFGADAVRLYEMFMGPLESMKPWSTRGVEGITRFLDRVWRLMIGEDGALSAAVTNAVPTAEQQRLLHYTIKKVTEDIEALRFNTAISQMMVFTNDMTKLDQRPRGLLEPFVLLLLPFAPHLSEELWERLGHRPSAGQQSWPRFDPALVVSDRLTIPVQVNGKLRGKLEVDAGASREQLEPLAKKEVAEWLQGKEPKKVIYVEKKLINFVV, from the coding sequence ATGAGCAAATCCTACGATCACCAGGCCCTTGAATCGAAGTGGCAGGCCTATTGGGAAGCCCACCGTCCTTTCCGGGCTTCGGATGATTCCTCGAAGCCCAAGTTCTACTGCCTCGACATGTTTCCCTATCCGTCTGGGTCGGGTCTGCATGTCGGGCACTTGGAAGGGTATACCGCGACCGACATTGTGTCCCGCTATAAACGCATGCGCGGCTTCAACGTGCTGCATCCGATGGGGTGGGATGCCTTCGGATTACCGGCTGAACAATATGCCGTGAAAACGGGCGTCCATCCTGCCATCACCACGGCGCAAAATATTGCGACCTTCAAGCGCCAGATGAAACGCGTCGGCTTGTCCTACGACTGGGAACGCGAACTCAGCACGACCGATCAGGACTACTATCGTTGGACCCAGTGGATCTTTCTGAAGCTATTCGAGCGCGGTCTGGCCTATGTGGCGGAGGTCCCGGTCAATTGGTGTCCGGCGTTGTCGACGGTGTTGGCCAACGAAGAAATCGTCGATGGCAAGAGCGAGGTCGGCGGGTTTGACGTCATCCGCAAGCCGATGCGGCAATGGGTCTTGAAGATCACCGCCTATGCGGAGCGACTGCTCGATGACTTGACCCTGGTCGAATGGCCGACCAGCACGCTGGAAATGCAGAAGAACTGGATCGGCCGCTCGATCGGCGCGGAGGTTGATTTTTCGCTGGCCGATACCAGGGGGAATCTGCGCGTCTTCACGACCCGGCCTGATACGCTGTTCGGCGCGACGTATATGGTCGTGGCCCCTGAACATCCCCTTGTCGATGTGGTGACGACTCCGTCGCAGCGGGCGCAGGTGACGGACTATCGCGATGCGGCCGCTCGTAAAAGCGATCTGCAACGCCAGGAATTGGAGAAGGTCAAAACGGGCGTCTTTACAGGCGGCTACGCCATCAATCCCGTCAATCAGGAACGCTTGCCCATCTGGATTGCCGACTATGTGCTCATGAGTTATGGCACCGGTGCGATTATGGCGGTGCCGGCTCATGATGAGCGCGACTGGGCCTTTGCCACGCAGTATCACCTGCCGATTCGCGAGGTGATTCAGGGAGGGCAGATCGACAAGGCAGCATTCGTCGAGACAGATCGAGGTCGCGTGGTCAACTCGACCACAGCGGACGGGTCGTTCTCGATCGATGGGCTGTTGCCTGTAGACGCGATTCCTAAAATGACGGCCTGGCTCGAAGCCAAGGGCAAGGGCAAAAAAACCATCAATTACAAACTTCGGGATTGGCTCTTCGCCCGCCAGCGTTATTGGGGAGAACCGTTTCCCATTGTCTGGGTTGACGGCGAGCCACGGCCCTTGCCGGAAGAGCAGTTGCCGCTCCCCTTGCCCGAGACCAGCAACTTCAAACCCTCCGGTAGCGGAGAAAGCCCGCTGGCGAATCTCGAGGAATGGCTGACGACGACGGATCCCGCGACCGGCAAAGCGGCGCGTCGCGAGACGAACACGATGCCGCAGTGGGCCGGCTCCTGTTGGTACTACCTGCGGTTCATCGATCCGAAAAACACCCGGCAGCTTGTTGATCCGGCGAAAGAACACTACTGGATGCCGGTGGACCTCTACATCGGCGGCAGCGAACATGCGGTGCTCCATCTCCTCTATAGCCGCTTTTGGCATAAGGTCTTGTTTGACGCGGGCGTGGTCAGTACGCCGGAGCCGTTCAAAAAATTGGTGCATCAGGGCATCGTACTCGGCGAAGACAATCAGAAGATGTCGAAGTCGCGCGGCAACGTGGTGAATCCGGACGAGATGATCGACCAGTTCGGGGCCGATGCGGTGCGCCTGTATGAAATGTTTATGGGGCCGCTGGAATCGATGAAGCCCTGGAGCACGCGCGGGGTTGAAGGCATCACGCGCTTTCTCGACCGGGTCTGGCGGCTGATGATCGGCGAAGACGGCGCGTTGAGTGCGGCGGTGACGAACGCCGTACCGACGGCTGAGCAGCAGCGATTGCTCCACTACACCATCAAGAAAGTCACCGAGGATATCGAAGCCTTGCGATTCAATACCGCCATTTCGCAGATGATGGTGTTTACGAACGACATGACCAAGCTGGATCAGCGGCCTCGCGGGCTGTTGGAACCGTTCGTCCTGCTGCTGCTGCCCTTTGCGCCGCATCTCAGCGAAGAACTTTGGGAACGTCTCGGCCATCGACCGAGTGCCGGCCAACAATCCTGGCCCCGATTCGATCCGGCCTTGGTAGTCAGCGATCGATTGACGATCCCGGTTCAAGTCAACGGGAAGCTGCGTGGAAAGTTGGAGGTCGATGCCGGGGCTTCGCGCGAGCAGTTAGAGCCGCTCGCAAAAAAAGAAGTTGCCGAATGGCTGCAGGGGAAAGAACCGAAGAAGGTCATTTACGTCGAGAAGAAGTTGATCAACTTCGTGGTGTGA
- a CDS encoding methyltransferase domain-containing protein codes for MTRPFRLIRRATPVQMPDRTTTRTAGTAPVHPARSGHWAMYATSIFPRLMEWVLRGERFQTERQLLLAPAHGVVLEIGFGTGLNLPHYPLAVTALHTVEPAMLLPDRVARRVASVPFPVHLHRLSAEGLPFDDGLFDYAVSTFTLCTIPDPSAALREVRRVLKPDGRLLFLEHGRSDDPSIARWQDRLNPLQQIVACGCNLNRRIDQLVVQAGLRLEQFDRYTLPGVPRIGGEMYRGMAYLNGHPKTIHLP; via the coding sequence TTGACGCGTCCGTTTCGCTTGATCCGGCGAGCGACTCCTGTTCAAATGCCGGACAGGACGACGACGCGAACCGCCGGAACCGCGCCCGTTCACCCGGCAAGGAGTGGGCACTGGGCTATGTACGCCACCTCTATTTTCCCACGGCTCATGGAGTGGGTGCTCCGCGGAGAGCGCTTTCAAACCGAACGCCAACTCCTGCTCGCGCCAGCCCATGGAGTCGTGCTGGAGATCGGTTTTGGCACCGGACTGAATCTGCCACACTACCCTCTGGCCGTCACGGCCCTGCATACCGTGGAGCCCGCGATGCTCTTGCCTGACCGCGTCGCCAGACGAGTGGCGAGCGTCCCCTTTCCTGTCCACCTTCACCGGCTGAGCGCAGAGGGTCTACCCTTTGACGATGGCCTGTTCGATTACGCCGTCAGCACCTTCACCTTGTGTACGATTCCGGATCCGTCTGCGGCCTTGCGTGAAGTCCGGCGGGTCCTGAAGCCGGACGGCCGCCTTCTGTTCCTTGAACACGGCCGCAGTGACGACCCCTCCATTGCCCGCTGGCAGGACCGGCTTAACCCGCTGCAACAGATTGTGGCCTGCGGCTGCAATCTCAACCGGCGCATCGATCAACTCGTGGTGCAAGCAGGGCTTCGACTCGAACAGTTCGATCGTTATACCCTGCCCGGTGTTCCTCGAATCGGTGGAGAGATGTATCGCGGCATGGCCTACCTCAACGGCCACCCGAAAACCATCCATCTGCCATAG